TGCGTCGGCCATGACCCCATGCTATTGGGGTCCGGCCTCCCGGGGTCTGGCAGACTGTCACCTGCGCGAAACGCGCGTTCCGCCTTGGTGTAATGGCAGCACGACAGCCTTTGGAGCTGTTAGGTCCAGGTTCGAGTCCTGGAGGCGGAGCGACCGACAGCCCGACCCCTGGAGGACCATGACCGACCAGAATCTCGCCATCGTCGTTCTCGCGGCGGGGCAGGGCACGCGGATGAAATCCGCCACCCCGAAGCTGCTGCATCCGCTCGGCGGCATCCCGATCGTCTCGCACGTCCTCGCGACCGCGCACGAGCTGGATGCCGCGCACGTGATCGCCGTGGTGCGTCACGAGCGCGACCGCCTCGCCGAGGTGATCGCAGCGGACATGCCCGAGGCGATCATCGTCGACCAGGACGAGGTGCCCGGCACCGGCCGCGCCGTCGAGCTGGCGATCGAGGCGCTCCCCGCCGACTTCTCGGGAGACGTGCTCGTCGTCAACGGCGACGTCCCCCTGCTCGACGCCGGGACGCTGCGCGAACTGATCGCGTCGCACCGCGCGGGCGAGGCCGCGGCAACCATCCTGTCGTCCTTCCCGGCCGACCCCACCGGCTACGGCCGCATCGTCCGCACCCCGGCCGGTCACCTCGACCGCATCGTCGAGCACAAGGATGCGACCGCGGCCGAGCGCGAGATCGGCGAGATCAACGCCGGCATCTACCTCTTCGGCCTGGCGGCGCTGCGGGACAGGCTCGCCCTCGTCTCGACCGACAACGCCCAGGGCGAGAAGTACCTGACGGATGTGATCGGCCTGCTGCGCGAGGCCGGCTTCGACGTGGATGCGCTCCCGGTCGCCGAGTCGTGGCTGGTCGACGGCATCAACGACCGCGCCCAGCTGAGCGACGCCGCGGCGAAGCTCAACGCACTGCTCGTGCGCACCTGGCAGCTCGCGGGCGTGACCGTGCAGGACCCGGCGACGACGTGGATCGACGTCAAGGCGAAGCTCGCACCGGACGTCACCATCCTCCCGGGCACGCAGCTGCGCGGAGCCACGGTCGTCGAGACCGGCGCGACCGTCGGCCCGGACACCACCCTCACGGACACCGAGGTGGGGGAGGGCGCGACCGTCACCCGCACCGACGCGACCCTCGCCGTCATCGGCGCCGGAGCCACGGTCGGGCCGTTCGCCTACCTGCGCCCGGGAACGGTCCTCGGCGCGAAGGGCAAGATCGGCACCTTCACCGAGACGAAGAACGCGGTCATCGGCGAGGGCACCAAGCTGGCGCACTTCAACTACGTCGGCGACGCGGAGGTGGGCGAGAAGGGCAACCTGGGTGCGGGCGTCATCACCGCCAACTACGACGGCGTGAACAAGCACCGCACGGTCATCGGGTCGAACGTGCGCATCAGCACGAACAGCGTGCTCGTCGCGCCCGTTAGGATAGGTGACGGAGCGTACACGGGGGCGGGCACGGTCGTCCGCAAGGATGTCCCCGCCGGAGCCCTCGCCATCACGGTCGCCCCGCAACGCAATATCGAAGGCTGGGTCGCGCAGAAGCGGCCGGGCACGGACGCCGACAGAGCTGCCCAAGAGAGCAACGCTGCGGAAGAGAGCGGAGAGTAAGTGTCAGGGATCACCGCGACCGGCCAGAAACGTCTCGTCTTGATCTCCGGTCGCGCGCATCCCCAGCTCGCCCGGGAGATCGCGGAGTGCCTCGGTAGCGAGCTCGTCCCGACCGATGCACGCACCTTCGCCAACGGCGAGATCTATGCGCGCTTCGACGAGAGCGTCCGCGGGTCGGATGCGTTCGTCATCCAGTCGCACACGTCGCCCATCAACGAGTGGCTCATGGAGCAGCTCATCATGGTGGATGCGCTGAAGCGCGCGTCGGCGAAGCGCATCACCGTCGTCGCCCCGTTCTACCCGTACGCCCGGCAGGACAAGAAGGGCCGCGGGCGCGAGCCGATCTCGGCCCGCCTCGTCGCCGACCTGTTCAAGGCCGCCGGCGCCGACCGCATCATGTCGGTCGACCTGCACGCCGCGCAGATCCAGGGCTTCTTCGACGGACCGGTCGACCACCTGTTCGCCATGCCGGTGCTGCTCGAGCACATGCGTCGCGAGCTCGACCCGGCGACGCTGACCGTCGTCTCGCCGGACATGGGCCGCGTCCGCGTCGCCGACATCTGGAGCGACAAGCTCGGCGCGCCCCTGGCGATCATCCACAAGCGCCGCGATCCGCTCGTCCCGAACCAGGTCTCGGTGCACGAGATCGTCGGCGATGTCAGCGGGCGCGTCTGCCTGCTCGTCGACGACCTGATCGATACCGGCCGCACCATCGTCAAGGCGGCGGAAGCGCTCAAGGCCGCCGGCGCCACCGGCGTCGTCGTCGCCGCGACCCACGCCGTGTTCAGCGACCCGGCCGTCGAGCTGCTGCAGAGCGACGCGATCGACTCGGTCGTGGTGACCGACACCCTGCCGCTGCCGGAGCACAAGCGCTGGGAGGGCCTCACGGTCCTGCCGATCGCGCCGCTGCTCGCCAACGCGATCCGCGAGGTCTTCACCGACGGTTCGGTGACGTCGATGTTCGACGGGGCCGCGTAGCACCCGCCTCCGTCCCGCTCCGCTCCCTCGCCTTCCGTCGTCGAAAAGGGAGGACATCCCGGCCGCATCCCGGCCCGATGTCCTCCCTTTTCCGCATTTCGGCGGCGTGGCGCCCACGAACTCCTCCCTTTCGAACCCGGAGTGACGGAGGGATCAGTCGCCTCAGGCCGCCGTCCGCCCCGCGGACGCATCCGCCGTCGCCTCGGCGGCGGCGACGACCGCCCGCTCGAGGCCGTCGAGCCCGGACGCGGCCCGGATCGCCGCGCCGATGCGTGCGCTCCGCTCGGCGTAGGTCCGGTCCCGCAGCACCGTCCGGACCGCCTGCGCGACGGCCCCCGGCTCGGGCCGGTTGGTCCCCAGCCGGATGCCGACGCCCGACCAGGCGACCCGCGCCGAGACCTCCGCCTTGTCCTCGGTGGTGCCGGCCACGACGATCGGCACCCCGTGCTCCATGGCGTAGTGGATGCCGCCGTAGCCGCCGTTCGTGACGTAGGCCGCCGTGCGCGGCAGCAGCCGGTCGTACGGCAGGTAGGAGGCGACGCGGGCATTGGCGGGGAGACCGGTCCCGAGATCGGCGACGGGTCGACCTCCCGTGCTGGCCACCACCCACACGTCGTCCTGGGCGAGGGCGCGGATGGTCGGCAGCACGAGGTCGCCGAGGTCGCGGTTCGCGACGGTGCCCTGGGTGACGTGGAGGACCGGGCGTCCGTCGTCCAGGTCGCTCCACCACGCGGGCAGCGCGCTGTCGGAGGGCTGCGTGCGCGAGACGGGGCCGAAGAAGTGCACGGGCACCCGGAGATCGCTGCGCGGGTACTCGAACTCCGGCACCGTGAACTGCACGACCCCGTCGCCCTGCGAGGGCCAGTCGAGCACGAAGCCGCGGAGGCTCACACCTGCCGCGGCGGCGGTGCGGAGCGCAGCGCGCTGGACCGGCGCGAAGACGCCCTTCTCGGCAGCGACCGTCAGAGCGGCGTTGCGTGCGCGCCCCAGGGCGCCCGGGCGCGGCGGGATGCCGAGTCCGAACGGCGCTGTGTCCCGGCTCTTCAGGCCGAGCGGCACGATCCCCAGGTTCAGGAGCGGCGGGCGGGATGTGCGCGGGCGCGACGCCAACAGTGCCGCCCCGAGGAACAGGCTCTCGGCCAGCACGACGTCGATGCCCAGGTCGCGGATCACCGCATCCATCGCCGCGAGTTGACTGGGCGCGGGCCGGAGGAAGATCTCGGTCATGTCCCACCGGATCCCGGCGGGACCGGTGAGCCCGACACGGCCGGGGAAGGCGGCGTCGATGTCGGTGTCGTCGTAGTCGGCCGCGGCCGGCAGCCGGAGCGCCGCTGCGCCGGTCGCGGCGGCGCGCTCGAGGTAGCGCTCGCCGGTGAGGAAGTGGACGCGGTGGCCGCGGTCGACCAGGGCGCGGCTGACGGCCAGAAGGGGTGAGACGTGTCCGTGCACGGGGGTGCTGCAGAGCAGGATGTCGAGCGGGCGGGCGTTCATGGTCCGGGTCCTCGTTTCGGGTAGAGTCGAATAAACGTCAACAGTATTCACTACACGTGAAAGGTAGTCAATAGTGGCCGGCACACGTCCCTACCGTTCGACCCTCCGTCAGGAGCACGCGCAGCAGACGACGCGCCGCATTCTGGAGGCTGCCGCGGGCGTGTTCTCCGCTCGCGGCTACGCGAGCGCCTCTCTGGCGGATATCGCGGCGGCGGCCGGGGTGTCGGTGGAGAGCGTCAAAGTGCACGGGCCGAAGCGGGCGCTGCTGCTCGCCGCCTTCGAGCTGAGCTTCGGCGGGGAGGCGGGGGAGTCGTCGCTCACCGAACGTCCTGAGATCGCGGCGATCGCCGCCCTCGACGATCCGTACGAGCTGCTCGCCCGGCTGGTGGCCTTCATCGCCGCCGCCAACGCGCGAACGGGCGGCCTGTGGTCGACGTTCACCGCCGCGTCCCGGGACGACGACGCGGTGCGCATCGCCTACACGGAGCTGCTCGGGCGCCGCCACGCTGACTACCTGAGCATGGTGAGCCTCCTGGGCGAACGCGGGATCGCCTCCATCGCGCCCCTGTCGCCGGCCGGGCGCCGTGAGCTCGCCGACGCGCTCTCCTTCGTCATGTCGCCCGAAGGTCACCAGCAGCTCATCGGCGAGAGCGGGTGGAGTTTCGAGCGCTATGCGGAGTGGCTGCACGCGACCGTGCGCACGCTCATCACGGAAGCTGGTGCGGCGCCGACGGGATGAGGCCCAGCGGCGCCACCCAGGTGCCGTCGCCCTCGGTGTTGAGCGCGTAGCACTGCCAGCCGGGCCCCAACGGGCCGAACAGCTCGAAGCGGGCGGACGACCCGAGAGCCTCTGGCTGGTACTGCTGCGCGTACACCGAGCACGTGTAGTCGGCGGTCTGCGTCTGGATGCTGATCGTCAGCAGGATGCCGGGCAACAGTAGCGCCCCGAGCGCGACGACGACGAAGACCCGGCTGGCGACGGTCATCGTGCGGCCGCGCAGGGGGCGGTCGCCGAGGGGCTCGTACTCGGCGAGCTCCGGATGGTCCTCGTACGTCACCTTTCCGAGTCTGCCCCGCCGCGGCCCGCGAGTACAGGAAAAGTGCCGCGAATCGCTCGGATTCGCGGCACTTTCCCTGTGCTCGGCGGCGGGAGGGACCTAGTGCGAGGAGCCCTCGGTGCGGATCTCGGTGCGGTCGCCGGACCAGAGGGTGTGGAAGACGCCCTCCTTGTCGACGCGCTTGTAGGTGTGCGCGCCGAAGAAGTCGCGCTGGCCCTGCACGAGCGCGGCCGGGAGGCGCTTGGACGCGAGCGAGTCGTAGTACGACAGTGCCGACCCGAAGCCGGGGACCGGCACGCCCGAGAGCGCCGCCGTCGCGACGATCCGTCGCCACGCGGCCTCGCCCTCGCGGACCGCGTCCGCGAAGTACGGCGCCTCGAGCAGCGTCGCGATGTTCGGGTTCTCGTCGTAGGCGTCGGCGATGCGGTTCAGGAACTGCGCGCGGATGATGCAGCCGCCGCGCCAGATCTTCGCGATGCGGTCCTTGTGGATGTCCCAGCCGTACTTCTCGGCGCCGGCGATGATCGCGTCGAAGCCCTGCGCGTACGCGACGACCTTCGAGGCGTACAGCGCCTTGGACACGTCATCGGCGAACGATTCGACGTCGTCGGCCTTCTGCACGTCGGGACGCGACTGGATGGTCGCCTGCACGGCGGCGCGCTGGTTCGGCTTCGACGACACGGCGCGGGCGAACACGGCCTCGGCGATGCCGCCGACCGGAACGCCCAGGTCGAGCGCGTTCTGCACGGTCCAGACGCCGGTGCCCTTGGAGCCGGCCTGGTCGAGCACGATGTCGATGAAAGGCTTTCCGGTCTCCGCATCCACCTGGCGCAGCACCTCGGCCGTGATCTCGATCAGGTACGACTCGAGGTAGCCCTTGTTCCACTCGGCGAACACGTCGGCGATCGCGGCGGGCTCGAGGCCGCCGATGGTGCGCAGCAGGTCGTACGCCTCGGCGATGAGCTGCATGTCGGCGTACTCGATGCCGTTGTGGATCATCTTGACGAAGTGGCCGGCGCCGTCGGTGCCGATGTGGGTGACGCACGGCTCGCCCTCGGCGACCGCGGCGATCGACTCGAGGATCGGGCCCAGCGTCTCGTACGATTCGGCGGAACCTCCGGGCATGATCGACGGGCCGTTCAGCGCGCCCTCCTCGCCGCCGGAGATGCCGGCGCCGACGAAGTGGATGCCCGTGGGCGCGATCCGCTTCTCGCGCTCGATCGTGTCGTGGAAGTTCGCGTTGCCGCCGTCGACGATGATGTCGCCCGGCTCGAACCGCTCCACGAGCTGGTCGATGACCGCATCGGTGCCCTTGCCGGCCTGCACCATGATGATCGCGGTGCGCGGCTTCGACAGCGACGCGACGAACTCGTCGATCTGCTCGGAGTCGACGAACCCGGCCTCCGGGTGCGCCTTCACCAGCTCCTCGGTCCGGGCGTAGGTGCGGTTGAACACGGCGACCGTGTTGCCCTCACGCGAGGCGAGGTTGCGGGCCAGGTTCGATCCCATCACCGCCAGCCCGACGACTCCGATGTTGGCCGTTGCTTCCTGTGACACGTCATGCTCCTTCGTGGTGCCGCGGCAGGACGGGGCCGTCCGCCGCGACGGGTGTGGTCCGGGGTCAGCTCTCCCGCTGGTGGCAAGAATCGAGCAGTCCACCCAGCGTAGCGCGACGTCCGCCGGTGCTCATCGGCCGAGCCGGAAGGTGTGACGCGGGATGTCGTCCACGAGCCGCCGGGCAACGGCGACCGCGTCCTCCTCCATCAGCCGGTGGCCGGCGACCAGCTCGGCCAGGAACGACGCATCCACGCGCCGCGACATGTCGTGCCGTGCCCGCGGCCCTGCACCTGGGGGTCGCGATCCCCAACTTCGGCATCCAGGAGTACATGCGGCACAGCTCGGCCACCGACGAGGTGTTCCGCCCGACGTACACATTCGCGGACGGCCTGCTCGCGCCCGGCGAGGAGCCGGGGCTCGGCGTATCGTACGACGAGGTACTCGCGGAGTCGTTCCCGTACCAGTCGGCGTACCTGCCGGTGAACCGGCTCCTCGACGGCTCGATGCACGACTGGTGATCAGCGCCGGTGAGAAGGAACGAGGAGGCGCCGTGCGGCGACCGCAGGTGGTGGTGATGGGCGTGTCCGGTTCGGGCAAGAGCACCGTGGGGGAGCTGCTCGCCCGGAACCTCGGGGTGCCGTTCGTGGACGGTGACGCCCTGCACCCCGCGGCCAACGTCGCCAAGATGGCCGCGGGCGTCCCGCTCACCGACGAGGACCGCATCCCCTGGCTGCACGCCGTCGGTCGCACACTCGCGGGAGCCTCGGCGGAGGGGATGGTCGTCGCCTGCTCCGCGCTGAAGCGGGCGTACCGCGACCTGATCCGGTCGGAGGCTCCGGACGCGGTGTTCGCGGAGCTGGACGGCACCCGCGAGGTCCTCGCCGCGCGCATGACCGCTCGGCCGGGGCACTTCATGCCCGTGACGCTGCTCGACTCCCAGTTGGCGACGCTGCAACCGCTGCAGGAGGACGAACCGGGGGTCCGGGTGGATGTCGGCCCCGCGCCCGCGCAGCTGGTCGACCTGATCGAAGCCCACCTGCGCGAGGACGCCCGCTAGGACGATCGCGGCTCCGACGCCGGGGACAGCGCCTGGAGCGCGGCGACGAACCCGCCCGCATCCACGTCGGCGAAGAACGCTGCGTCCGCCGCCTCGACGTCCACGGTGGCCCGGCGGGCGGCTTCCGCGCCCTCGCGAGTCACCCGCAGGACCCGGGCCCGCCGGTCGGTGGGATGCGGCAGCCGCTCCACCAGTCCGGCGCGCTCCAGGGCGCGCAGCACCTGCGACGTCATCATCGGGTCCGTCGCGGCGAAGCCGGCGAGGTCGGCCTGGGTGACCAGGCGGTCGGGTTCGCGGGCGCCGAGCCATGTGAGGGAGGCGAGCAGGACGTACTGCACGTGCGTGAGGTCGTGCGGCGCCAGCGCGGCGCGCATCGCCGCCTGCCACCGGTTGGTCACACGCCAGAGCAGCAGGCCGGGACTCTGCGCCGCTGCCGGGAAGCGGCTCCCGAGTCCGGACTCAGGCATCGCCGGCGGCCCGGGCCTCGGCCGCCCGGAGCAGTTCGTTCATCGCCACCGGGAAGTCTGCGGCGATCTGCGGTCCGAGCTCGGGGCCGACCTGGTCGGAGCCCGGGCCGTCGACCTCGAGCGTGTGCGTCACCACGGTTCCGCCGGCGGCGTCGGGCGCGAGCGTGTGCCGGAAGGTGAGCGCCAGTTCGCCGTAGAGCGTGCGGTCCGCGTAGACGCGTTCGGGCTCGAGCTCGACGATCGTGGACGTCATCGGTTCCTGGCCCTGGGGTGTGACGGTCACCTCCGTGCCGACCGCGAACGGGCCGTGCAGCTCGAACCGGTCGCTCGCCGGTCCCAGCGGGATGCCGCTGTGCAGGTCGCGCAGCGACGCCCAGACGGCGGCTGCGGGGGCCACGGTTCGCGCGGTGTGCTCGGTCGTCCACATGATGGTCTCCTCGTCGAAGTAGTATGCGCGCTTAGTATATATCGATCGGCTACACTGGGCAACTGAACTTCGGCGAGGGATGCGTCCGGCATCCGTGATCGACGCGGTGGAGCAGGCTACGCAGTCTTTCCTCGCGCACTTCGATGCGTTCGAGTTGAACAACACCACACTGCGGGCCTCGCGGCTCGCCCGACAGCCGGCCTCTGGTCGGCGAGGAGACACCATGGCAGACGAGTCCAACAAGGTCGCAGCCGAACTGCGCGAAAGCTTCGGCAAGGGCGCGGCGCGCAAGATCCGCGCCGTCGGCAAGATCCCCGCGGTCATCTACGGTCACGGCAGCGACCCGGTCCACATCACCCTCCCCGGCCACCAGGTCTCCCTCCTCCTGCGCAAGGCGAACGCGGTCCTCGACCTCGACATCGCCGGCAAGAGCGAGCTGGCCCTGGTGAAGGACGTCCAGAAGGACCCGGTGTCGCAGATCATCGAGCACCTCGACCTCATCCTCATCCGCCGCGGTGAGAAG
This region of Leifsonia sp. fls2-241-R2A-40a genomic DNA includes:
- the gndA gene encoding NADP-dependent phosphogluconate dehydrogenase: MSQEATANIGVVGLAVMGSNLARNLASREGNTVAVFNRTYARTEELVKAHPEAGFVDSEQIDEFVASLSKPRTAIIMVQAGKGTDAVIDQLVERFEPGDIIVDGGNANFHDTIEREKRIAPTGIHFVGAGISGGEEGALNGPSIMPGGSAESYETLGPILESIAAVAEGEPCVTHIGTDGAGHFVKMIHNGIEYADMQLIAEAYDLLRTIGGLEPAAIADVFAEWNKGYLESYLIEITAEVLRQVDAETGKPFIDIVLDQAGSKGTGVWTVQNALDLGVPVGGIAEAVFARAVSSKPNQRAAVQATIQSRPDVQKADDVESFADDVSKALYASKVVAYAQGFDAIIAGAEKYGWDIHKDRIAKIWRGGCIIRAQFLNRIADAYDENPNIATLLEAPYFADAVREGEAAWRRIVATAALSGVPVPGFGSALSYYDSLASKRLPAALVQGQRDFFGAHTYKRVDKEGVFHTLWSGDRTEIRTEGSSH
- a CDS encoding nucleotide disphospho-sugar-binding domain-containing protein — protein: MNARPLDILLCSTPVHGHVSPLLAVSRALVDRGHRVHFLTGERYLERAAATGAAALRLPAAADYDDTDIDAAFPGRVGLTGPAGIRWDMTEIFLRPAPSQLAAMDAVIRDLGIDVVLAESLFLGAALLASRPRTSRPPLLNLGIVPLGLKSRDTAPFGLGIPPRPGALGRARNAALTVAAEKGVFAPVQRAALRTAAAAGVSLRGFVLDWPSQGDGVVQFTVPEFEYPRSDLRVPVHFFGPVSRTQPSDSALPAWWSDLDDGRPVLHVTQGTVANRDLGDLVLPTIRALAQDDVWVVASTGGRPVADLGTGLPANARVASYLPYDRLLPRTAAYVTNGGYGGIHYAMEHGVPIVVAGTTEDKAEVSARVAWSGVGIRLGTNRPEPGAVAQAVRTVLRDRTYAERSARIGAAIRAASGLDGLERAVVAAAEATADASAGRTAA
- a CDS encoding gluconokinase, whose protein sequence is MRRPQVVVMGVSGSGKSTVGELLARNLGVPFVDGDALHPAANVAKMAAGVPLTDEDRIPWLHAVGRTLAGASAEGMVVACSALKRAYRDLIRSEAPDAVFAELDGTREVLAARMTARPGHFMPVTLLDSQLATLQPLQEDEPGVRVDVGPAPAQLVDLIEAHLREDAR
- the glmU gene encoding bifunctional UDP-N-acetylglucosamine diphosphorylase/glucosamine-1-phosphate N-acetyltransferase GlmU, which codes for MTDQNLAIVVLAAGQGTRMKSATPKLLHPLGGIPIVSHVLATAHELDAAHVIAVVRHERDRLAEVIAADMPEAIIVDQDEVPGTGRAVELAIEALPADFSGDVLVVNGDVPLLDAGTLRELIASHRAGEAAATILSSFPADPTGYGRIVRTPAGHLDRIVEHKDATAAEREIGEINAGIYLFGLAALRDRLALVSTDNAQGEKYLTDVIGLLREAGFDVDALPVAESWLVDGINDRAQLSDAAAKLNALLVRTWQLAGVTVQDPATTWIDVKAKLAPDVTILPGTQLRGATVVETGATVGPDTTLTDTEVGEGATVTRTDATLAVIGAGATVGPFAYLRPGTVLGAKGKIGTFTETKNAVIGEGTKLAHFNYVGDAEVGEKGNLGAGVITANYDGVNKHRTVIGSNVRISTNSVLVAPVRIGDGAYTGAGTVVRKDVPAGALAITVAPQRNIEGWVAQKRPGTDADRAAQESNAAEESGE
- a CDS encoding SRPBCC family protein: MWTTEHTARTVAPAAAVWASLRDLHSGIPLGPASDRFELHGPFAVGTEVTVTPQGQEPMTSTIVELEPERVYADRTLYGELALTFRHTLAPDAAGGTVVTHTLEVDGPGSDQVGPELGPQIAADFPVAMNELLRAAEARAAGDA
- a CDS encoding ribose-phosphate diphosphokinase translates to MSGITATGQKRLVLISGRAHPQLAREIAECLGSELVPTDARTFANGEIYARFDESVRGSDAFVIQSHTSPINEWLMEQLIMVDALKRASAKRITVVAPFYPYARQDKKGRGREPISARLVADLFKAAGADRIMSVDLHAAQIQGFFDGPVDHLFAMPVLLEHMRRELDPATLTVVSPDMGRVRVADIWSDKLGAPLAIIHKRRDPLVPNQVSVHEIVGDVSGRVCLLVDDLIDTGRTIVKAAEALKAAGATGVVVAATHAVFSDPAVELLQSDAIDSVVVTDTLPLPEHKRWEGLTVLPIAPLLANAIREVFTDGSVTSMFDGAA
- a CDS encoding MarR family transcriptional regulator; protein product: MPESGLGSRFPAAAQSPGLLLWRVTNRWQAAMRAALAPHDLTHVQYVLLASLTWLGAREPDRLVTQADLAGFAATDPMMTSQVLRALERAGLVERLPHPTDRRARVLRVTREGAEAARRATVDVEAADAAFFADVDAGGFVAALQALSPASEPRSS
- a CDS encoding TetR family transcriptional regulator, with product MAGTRPYRSTLRQEHAQQTTRRILEAAAGVFSARGYASASLADIAAAAGVSVESVKVHGPKRALLLAAFELSFGGEAGESSLTERPEIAAIAALDDPYELLARLVAFIAAANARTGGLWSTFTAASRDDDAVRIAYTELLGRRHADYLSMVSLLGERGIASIAPLSPAGRRELADALSFVMSPEGHQQLIGESGWSFERYAEWLHATVRTLITEAGAAPTG